Genomic segment of Ailuropoda melanoleuca isolate Jingjing chromosome 1, ASM200744v2, whole genome shotgun sequence:
ccacgtcaggctcttctgctgtgagcctgcttcttcctctcccactccccctgcttgtgttccttctctcgctggctgtctctatctctgtcaaataaataaaataaaatcttaaaaaaaaaaagggatagaacagtgaacaaaacctgccttcaaggagctttaTCTTGCCTTTAGGATTACACATTTATGGTTCTTCTTCCCTAAATGTTAACTTCTgcaagaagtatttatttaattcgtatttaaatacagaaaaagttaACTGTGTTCTGTTGGAAAGTGGCAGTTTCATatttaaacaacttttaaaatcattttacctATTTATCCAGTTCAtccttttgaaaggaaaaaggagatgaGAGGATAAAGTGTTAGCCCTCCAGTAATGGAGTTTTTGCTGTGGAAATTTTAATAGGTGAAGTATACAGACATATAACTacggggttttttggttttgttgttctttcattttaactGTATTATAGTTATTTTGCATTATGAAAAACTTGATGTCTGAGAGAAATATTTTGAGAGTGTATTAGTCTCATCTCAAAGAGTGATATTAAAGGGACTTTGCTATAGTAATTTAGCATATGTTGTACTAGTTTAATAAAACATATCTTTTAATTTGCCTATATTTCAGGATCAGCTGTTTTGACTCTCCTGTTGGCTGGCTATTTGGCACAACAGTATTTGCCACTGCCTACTCCTAAAGTGATTGGCATTGACCTTGGTACCACCTACTGTTCTGTTGGGGTGTTTTTTCCTGGCACAGGAAAAGTAAAGGTCATTCCAGATGAAAATGGGCATATCAGTATACCCAGCATGGTGTCCTTTACTGACAATGATGTATATGTGGGTTATGAAAGCTTAGAGCTGGCAGATTCAAATCCTCAGAACACAATATATGATGCGAAGAGATTCATAGGCAAGATTTTTACCCCAGAAGAGCTGGAGGCTGAAGTTGGCAGATACCCATTTAAGGTAAGTGATTAAgctaaaatctgttttaattttagttcagCACACTGTTTCAATTAATGCTTTGGCTTCAAGTTACAAAGTATTCTGTTTCAATTTACTTAATCTGCATGGAAGTTACATTATAATAAGCACTCCTACAGCAATTCCAGGATGAGTTAATTCATTAGCTCCATAGTGCTGTGGTGGACTTGGAGCCTTGTTATGTTCTTGCTCTGCCATCCTCAGAATAtctgctttgctttttgtttcacTGTAGCAAGAAAGCTAATAAAGCCCCATGAactatggatggatggatggatggatggacggatggttAGATAGATGGAAAGATGCTTTGTGTGTTAggatatacatatttatatacttaaaaagagATCATAGTAGGCATGCTATTTTATGACTTGCTTGACCTCAACAATTTGACATGGTTCCTTAGAATGGCTATTCCGTTATTTAATTGTCCAGTCTCAGTAagtgcacattttatttttcccctggtTTTCCACTTATGTTGCAGCTTCAGTGAATATCCTTGTATATATATCTTTGTGTACTTCTTGAAAATTTCCTAAACTTGAATTCTAGAAGTGGAAGAACTTGAATTCTGTGTACTTTGATTTATATTGCCAAATTGTACACTGGAAAGGCTTCTCTTAACTACTCTTTTTTTAGAGGGCCTATATCTTCTCTAgttactgtttgtttgttttaagatttatttatttattttattttattttattttttaaagattttatttatttatttgacagagatagagacagccagagagagagggaacacaagcagggtgaatgggagaggaagaagcaggctcacagcagaggagcctgatctggggctcgatcccataacgccgggatcacgccctgagccgaaggcagatgcttaaccactgtgccacccaggcgcccctatttatttattttagagagagacagacagagaagtGTAAGtaagggtagaggcagagggagagaatcttcaagcagacgtcgtgctgagcacggagcctgccaTGGTGCTCAATCTCAGAGCCCTGacatcatgactgagctgaaagatgctcaaccaactgagccacccaggtgccccccattactattttttaatctttgccaatgaataagtgaaaaatgatattttgtattaatttgtattcctttgatttttagtgaggtcagatttttttaaaaattgtttattggcatttttattttctttaatgatccATTTCTTGTCCTTTGTCCTAGTTTGAggtagtttcttttcctttataaaataccTTCATGATACGTTTGCAGTTTTTTggtgtgttcttttgtttttttcactgatGATATGTAATTTTGCTTTTGAGCTGTCaagaatgttgaatttttatGTGGCGAAATcatctcaaaattttttttaaaaatggttatggaCTCTTACCATGCTTACAATGGCCTTTCTCATCctatccatttctattttttttcctaatgcttTTACATGACTATTTGTAGGTTTGTGTTttgccagtttttttcttttaaatattttttttgtctaaaacatttttttcatcattatgagtgtactctttaatccccatcacccatttcaccccccccatatcttttaaatatttaagtttttccaAAGAGGGTTTTTCTTGTGAATTATGAAGTGGAATTCTAAGTGAATAGCTTTTAAAATTGATTGCTGTATCAGTGCTGCTTAttgaataaaattcttaaaaattttatgcattttcaaaggagaaaataaatttgcctcattcattttttaggtttatttctttattcttttttagctttttttctagGATCCTTTATCAATTTATAAGTCTTTCTTAAGTAatgattaaattatataaagCTATACATTCcctcaaaattaagaatttgagTACATTACTTACTGATGCAGGAGTTATTTCTTTTTGGGATATAGTCAACATACAGCCTTGTATAAGTTTATGATAtgcagcataatgatttgacttaaatatattgtgaaatgattagcacaataagttaacatccatcatctcgtatagatacaaaaaatgaaaacttttttccttGTGGTGAGAGCTCTTagaatttactctcttagcaaccttcaaatataccatacagcagaaataactatagtcatcatgttgacATTACTTTcccagtacttatttatcttataactggaaatttgtaccttttgaccaccttcatccattTCCCCTACTCTCTCCGCATCCCCTGCTTCTGGTAACCTGTCTAATCTCTTTTTCTCTGCGTTTGGTGGTggttttagattctacatatgagaGATCACGcgtttgtctttccctgtctgacttactGCGCTTAGCCTAATatcctcagggtccatccatgttgtcaccaatggcaggattttctccttttttatggctgagtaatgttccatttgtctatgtaTATAACaactttatccatttatctgttcatAGCCACTTCGGTTGTGTTCATggcttggctgttgtaaataacgctgctatgCACATGGGCTGCAGGTAACTCTTCTGCATAAGAGTACATTCCCAGAAGTGGACTTGCTGCATCATATGGTtgttccattttcagttttttgaggaaccttttTACTGTTTTCCAACCAAGAgttattttgaggttttttgttgttgttaagtttctaagtgttgtgattttttttttttgtttctgtttcatgtGGGGGGTGTGATAGTATAGTGTCTTTGGACCTCATTTTAACAGTATCTgtagcttgtttttgtttttcccagataGGTTTGTAGATGACCAAGTTTTTGTCATTGAAACCTAATTATGTAGTCTAGAGTGACCAGAGTAAAATTCTTATAATGTCTTAGAAGACTAATTACCTTTACTCTTGATATGAATAGAGTCTATTGGTGAAAGTAGGATAATATGTTTTAGAATTAatctagttttttaaatgtacaaccGCATTAGCAGGGATAATGACCTAATACATGTTTTTACGGAAATAAGAATGTAAGTGATATTTGATTCTTGGATAAGAACATAATGAAGTACTAAAATTATTCTTGTTAATGTGTACCAGAAAATTTTTTCAGGTATCTGTTATTTTTGGAAacaagttaattaaaaaaaaaagaagatcctaAGTCAAATACATGATCCAGCAACTTTTATTCCttatatatttcatcttttttctttcattcatttaacagataaaaatattaagaatcttCTATGTTCCATGTATGTGCTTGGtgatggattattattattattctgctGTTATTGTAGATTCACATTATAGCTTTTAATAACTTCTAATCTTAGTAAATGAtagattacaaataaattttatgacCTTATAAAGTGAAGTTTTTATTGAGTaagtccagtgtgtgtgtatgtatgtatgtatgtaagtatatgtgtgtatgtgtatatatatgattttacatttcttttttttccttttttttggtaaatcctATTCACaggttttaaacaaaaatggaatggTTGAGTTTTCTGTGACAAGTAATGAGACCATCACCGTTTCCCCAGAATATGTTGGCTCTAGACTACTGTTGAAATTAAAGGAAATGGCAGAGGAATATCTTGGAATGCCAGTTGCCAATGCTGTTATTTCTGTACCAGCAGAATTCGATCTAAAACAGAGAAATTCAACAATTGAAGCAGCTAACCTTGCAGGTAATATCACCCTTGCTTGAATTGTATTTTTCTCAAGATGTTCTAAGgttgaaaatctgaaaatcttGTGTATCACTTTGCAAACCACCTAACCAGGCACATAAATAAACCCAAAGTGGGTAAATTAGATGGGTTTTGATATAAgtttacaaacaaaaattaagaaaattctgtAGCACAATGTAAAATGCCACATGCAATGACAATAGCCAGTCAGATAGGCATAGAACAAAGGCGGAGAACATGGGTGCATGTTAGCAAGGAGGAATTTTTTCTATAACCTTTCTTTAATGTTAAGatgaatgtaatatttttttgaaaatctgaggTGGAAGAGAACTCATTTAAACCATTCAATAAACATTGAGTGCCAtggtaaacaaaacagataaatctCTGTTCTCATGGAATTTCTATTCTACTGGAGGGAAATGGAAAGTCTGTATTAAAGATAAGTACAGTGTGGGGTTCCCACTCTTAGCATTATTGATATTTTGGGCTAGATGCTTCTGTGGTGTGGGGGACTGTCCTGTGCGTTATGGGATAGTTAGCAGCGCCCTAGCCTCTACTCATTAGGTGCTAGCAGCCCTCTCCTCTCCAAGCAGTGACAATCTTATGTCTTCAGATGGTGCCAAATGTTCCCTGAGGGGCAGAATTGCTCCTGGTTGAAAACCCTGATCTAATATATATTAGAAAGTAACATgctatggaagaaaaaagaacagaacaagaaCAGGATTGCTGGTGGCGATCAGGAAGTGGGGGGACTTGAAGGTTTTAGAGGGGTCAGGTAGGCCTCTTTGAGAAAGTGACGCTTAAGCAGATTTGAATGAGGTGAGGTTGTTAGTCAAGCTGATATATAGAGGAAGGATGTTGTAGGAGAGAGAACTGTCAGTGAAACAGCCATAAAATGGGAATTTGCTGGTGCATATGAAGACGGGAAGCTGGTCAGCGTGACCAGAGCAGAGTGAGTGATGAAGTCAGAGAGCTAAGGGAAATactatgagatttttaaattaattcttcagAATGGGAATAGTTTTTTATGGCTCTTGATACATAAATGCCATATTACTTCCCAAACCACTCGTGACGTGTGGCAGTTAGGTTAAAGCAGAGTTTATGCAAGGAAATCTGATCTTTTGCCTGAACTTTCACTGTTCAGCATTACCTTAAAGATGAGATTTGCTATATATTTCAGATTTACATTTGAGGGTCTtaaattttaagtactttttaaagaatcattgtACCTTTTGGAACAtttcatctagattttttttttatgatctcTTCTGTTTACTTATCTGCTTTTTTTCAAAGTCACTTTAAAAGAAGAGCATAGTAAGCTTATCTCATTTCTGCAGCAATTTTTTATAGCACATaataattaaagttttattgCTCTTatattcccaaataaaataatgaaaattagaaggggctaggatttttaaaattaaatattaaataatatagaaTAGAATGATATATTCCACTGAATCTGGGCTTTCTTATACTAATAATTTTttagatgattttaatgataccaTTTAGAATAACCAATATTTATCCTccccatttcattatttttgatgggtTTGTGACTGCTGTCATTGTTACTCAGTGGAGTTCATGTCGCATAAAACACACTAACATGGTATGAGGTTGAGTGGGCAGGAATTTTGATAATGGTGTCCTCTGATGAATTGTTCTTCCTTCCAATCAATTTTACAGGACTGAAGATCTTGAGGGTAATAAATGAACCCACAGCAGCAGCTATGGCCTATGGCCTCCACAAGGCTGATGTCTTTCATGTCTTGGTGATAGATTTGGGCGGAGGAACTCTAGATGTGTCATTGCTAAATAAACAAGGAGGAATGTTTCTAACCCGAGCAATGTCTGGTAAGAAAAATACAGGGAGGCTAAAAGGGGTTCAGACAATGCTTTCCTTGTTAGCACACCTAATATgttaagtgtttattttaaaaatttttttcaaggggtgcttgggtggctcagttgcttaagcgtccaactgttggtttcagctcaggtcacgatctcagggttgtgagattgagccccgtgtggggctctgcacttggtgtAGATCCGTTTGAGAGTCTTTTCTGCTCTgctcttcatatatatatatatatatatatatatatatatacacatacacacacacacataatatataatataatataattaatgtaatgtaatataatataaaaaaatgagcatcctataaagcaaataaatacttTGCCATTGGTAGCTCACTGAGCCAGTAGGACTTCATGGCTGtggtgaaggaaacagaaagtaagaataatcctttaaaatgaagactgaTCAGTTTATTTGATTtgataaaatgttttacaaaatagATATGTTTTAGAAATCTAATAATAGTATTCTCTAGGAAATTATAGGATTTCGTATTCTAAAtcttgtttttcaagtttttgttttaatttagtttaaagAATGGAGCCTGTTTGAAAAATGAAGCTTTAAGTTATAGCTTGTCtaacttctctgtttttctttttcctcattgatTCTTTAGAACCAAGTTCAATGCCAGAGATTTGTAAtattaatctttccttttaaaactctctctctcccctttttttaaatttatttttttattttttattttagctcttaATCTAGCAagcaaaggatttttaaaaaattaattataaagacTTTCTTCAGAGTAATGACAGTGTTTTTAAATTGCTATTAAAAGTCAATCTTTTGTCAACCTTTatcttctgaaaaattatttgatatcattaagagatatttcttttttattatttaaaatttttaaccagATATGCACTGTTTTTAATAGTATACATTTGAGTTAAAATTAGTTTaatccagttattttttttttttaagatttttttaatttatttatttgacagagatagagacagccagagagagagggaacacaagcagggggagtgggagaggaagaagcaggctcacagcagaggagcctgatgtggggctcgatcccacaacgccgggatcacgccctgagccgaaggcagacgcttaaccgctgtgccacccaggcgcccctaatccagttatttttaatcagtctttgtatgaataaaatctaaatagtTAAGTATATTAAGCAAGAGATTTGTTATCCCTAGTATATCATTTTCATACATACCACACAgacatgtatatacatgtacacatacaaatacataaatataacatacgcctttttatttctaacttaGGAAACAATAAACTTGGAGGACAGGACTTCAATCAAAGACTGCTTCAGTATTTATATAAACAGATCTATCAAACATATGGCTTTCTACCCTCTAGGAAAGAGGAAATTCACAGATTAAGACAAGCTGTGGAAATGGTCAAATTAAATCTGACACTTCATCAGTCAGCTCAGTTGTCAGTATTACTAACAGTGGAGGAACAGGACAAGAAGGAGCCTCAGAGTAGTGACACTGACCTGCGAAAGGACAGATTTTCTTCTGCTGATGGCCACCATGTGAACAGTGTGTTTGGAGCTGGCCTTCCTGAAAAGAAAAGTGGAGAAAGTCAGGTGTTATTTGAAACAGAAATATCGCGGAAGCTCTTTGACACCCTTAATGAagatctcttccagaaaatacttGTACCCATTCAGCAAGTACTAAAAGAAGGCCACCTGGAAAAGGCTGAGATTGATGAGGTGGTTTTGGTTGGGGGTTCTACTCGTATTCCTCGAATCCGCCAAGTCATTCAAGAGTTCTTTGGAAAGGATCCCAACACTTCGGTAGACCCTGACCTGGCAGTGGTGACCGGAGTGGCTATCCAAGCAGGGATTGATGGAGGCTCCTGGCCTCTCCAAGTCAGTGCTTTAGAAATTCCCAATAAGCATTTACAAAAGACCAACTTCAACTGAATTATGGCGGGATGATTATTTGTGATTGTCTGATGAGCTCTTCCTCTTTATCAGACCACCTCCtccaataaagaaaaatctctaaaatatctCACAAATTGACCTGAAAGGTAATATTTAGATACACCGAATTTTACATAACATTTTGTTTTAGGATTAAATGTGACCAGATTGATCCTATTTGATTTTGGAGAGATGTCATTCcaacaaatacttttaaagtGATAGAATTGAAGTAAAACTGTTATAAGAGCatgggtggttttgttttctggattctGGAAGTAGATAACtacttaaaaattacattctgTAAACATTGCCTAGTGCCAGTATTATGATTCCCAGTTCTTACTAAATTGTATTAGCAGGAGCTGGTAATTGATTTACTTGGCTATCACACACAACTATTAATTTGAACTATACTTGAAGGACAATATTGGTGTCAGGTTTTTACATTGGCTGGGAGATAGCAGTATTAGTAATATAAGCTGCATATATACTGTTCAATAACTGccatattatataataaatctACTTTCACAAATTCAATTATGTGTCCTATTTACATAATCTGCAttctccagattttaaaaatatatttattgtatcaacttattttctttctagaataGCTGTAGATTCATTCAAGTGTTTCAATAGCAGACAGTAAACATAACCAGTTTATACTCCAGTTCCTTCAGTTGCTATACATCATTCTCTGCTTGGATTTCCATGATTCTGCCTGGTTAGAGAACAGTTCggaattattaatttcattttacatgtCTTAGTGTCACAGGAAAGCTCTTGTGACATTACTAGCTCTTTTTTGTTATCCAAGACCTTTGCAGACATTGGTAAGTACCAGTAATTAGCTAcagtatttatgtttttgtttctttgtttattttcagtaAGCCCTGGAGAATGTAGCTTGCATTTAAACTATCAAATCATATTTGATTCAGTTTTTACTGAGATTTTTCCTCATATTAGTTTTGAGTGAGGAAAACGTGCACAGTTGTAAAATCCTTATTGTTTCTCACCATCATTTTAGAGTAGTCACATGTGGACTGCTTTTAGCCTTAAGGTTAGTGTGCgatgagaataaaaaaattttgaatattggAAATAATGTGGCAATCTAACGGGGAAGGCAATGTGGAAAAATTTCTACGAAACAGTATTTGtagcagtgtttttttttgttttgtttttttccttttagaaatgcTACAGggaccaagaaagaaaatgtagcaaGCAGTTATATTTCTGTGATGcctatatttgaagatttttcttcttaatacatGCATGCTTCATATTAATATTCAAAGATTACACTCTGGTCAACATTTTTGTTAATGTAAAAAGTACGTCTGCTTTATCTGTTGTTGAATTTAAAGAATGCTGAATTTCCAGTCACTGAAAAAGAACTAAGCAAACTCATTTCACCAACATCGAAACATTTCAGCTTCTCAGAGTAAAAAGCTGAATGTTAATATTTTTGCAGATCTAAAAAAAGTGTTAGCAATGAGATTGCTGTTAAAACACAATTTCAATCACATAGTTTTGTGTACAGAATGTCTAGTAagtagatagaaaaataaaaaatgtttgttgacatattttattttagagctaACGGAGAAATGCCAAAGATGAATCCTTCACtgcattatgaaaatatttaagtgttCTCTTGGACTTGATACGAATCTTTAATAGAGTGTTCAATCTATCAAAATCTCCACATATATTATGAGCTTTAACCTAAAGCATTTtaacatggtttaaaaaaaatcttgactctctcaaatacatgagATAGTTCAGGAAGACCTGTTACCACTTTTTGGTGGAAACAATCTGCAAAACAGGGCAGCTAATCTCATACtaaaattggaatttaaataatttgattgTGTCTGAAAAATAGAATGGCAGTGTTGGAATTTGGGGGCAATAGTTTAGCGTATTCTCTAGTATagttacatctttaaaaatatgaagtaatgTCTGTCTTCAGTCATATTTTTAGAAGCCTATGTATAAATGGTCCTGAAATCaatgtagtttatttatttaaaagataatgcaTCCCCAAAGGGATCATTTATGCCTAATAATCTTaagacatttttcataaaaacaatacattttggTTGTACATGTAACTAGTGTTTTTTGAAGtgcattaactttttaaatattaactgttGTATGATTAGAATATGTGAATGAGTAATTTATTTTGTATCAGGAATGTTTCGGTACTGTGTTCTCACTCCAACCACTGACTTAACATGCTACTGTGTATAACATGTACTGAAGATTATATAGCTATTGTGCATAACAGATTGTGCctcttaaatttgtgtgtgtaCAGGGACTTCACgttttaatgtaaataaataccactttgcagtttgttttttaaactgtgtattttattttccattcaccaCCAGGCCAGAGTACGTTTTTGAGGTTTATAAGTGAAAAGGGGGGACAGCTGATGTGATGCTCCTGGCACGTGAGCTCAGCAGGTATTGCCTGCTGCCCTGCATCCTGACTCTGGGGTTGCTTATATCCTTTTCCACTTATTTTCCTAATTTAGAAGTGACAGTTCCTGTATCATATGAACAGCAGCTCCAGAATTCTGAATACCAGTTCATGACCTTTGACAATGGAGCAAAAACCTAAATTAATCTATAGTTAGTGAATAATCCTGCCTAACACTACTGTAATGCTTCAGTTGATTCATTAATACTTCATATCTTCTAATAAAGTTTGTCTTATTCTTTGGACAAAaactaaatatacatattttacatatttaaagagaTTCATTTGATtaatgtagtcttttcagatgaacccttaaataaaaatagtagacTTGACTTTCCAATAGTTCCTGTGATTTCTTCATAGTTTTTCTAACAACCATTGCTGAGGGACTCAAATGAGGAAATATGGTGACACTCCCATATTTAGTTTATTTAACCAATAAAAACAGTACCCCATTGAGGCAGGCAAGCCTCCAGTGTAGCTTTCAATGATCCTATTTTCTGGTAACGATCCTATTTTCTGGTATTCATCTCCTTTTGTGATCTTTTGAATTTTGGCAAGATGTGATGACTCCCTGCGAATGATGGGAGGTACATGGAGGTGAACCCCAGGGGACAGCACCGACTTCCAGCTGTGAGAGCCTTCTCAAAAGTGAGCCCTCTCTTCCTTCAGATAATGTGGCCACGGTTGAAATTTAAGTATAATCTCATGAGAGACTTAAACCAAAGCCGCCCAGCTAAGTGGATTCCTGACCcatggaaattatatttttgttgttttaagccattaagttttggaTTAATTTGTTGTTCAGAAATAGATAATAGAGTGCTAACTATGAACCAGTACTGTTCTAAATGTTCTagtgataggggtgcctgggtggctcagtcagttaagtgactgtcttcagctcaggtcataatcccagggtcctgggattgagctctgtgtggggctccctgctcagtggggagtctgcttctgcccttcccacctgctctctatctctttctcaaataaataaataaataaataaataaaaacctttaaaaaaatgtttttataaccaATTTAGTT
This window contains:
- the HSPA13 gene encoding heat shock 70 kDa protein 13 isoform X1, whose translation is MAGEMTILGSAVLTLLLAGYLAQQYLPLPTPKVIGIDLGTTYCSVGVFFPGTGKVKVIPDENGHISIPSMVSFTDNDVYVGYESLELADSNPQNTIYDAKRFIGKIFTPEELEAEVGRYPFKVLNKNGMVEFSVTSNETITVSPEYVGSRLLLKLKEMAEEYLGMPVANAVISVPAEFDLKQRNSTIEAANLAGLKILRVINEPTAAAMAYGLHKADVFHVLVIDLGGGTLDVSLLNKQGGMFLTRAMSGNNKLGGQDFNQRLLQYLYKQIYQTYGFLPSRKEEIHRLRQAVEMVKLNLTLHQSAQLSVLLTVEEQDKKEPQSSDTDLRKDRFSSADGHHVNSVFGAGLPEKKSGESQVLFETEISRKLFDTLNEDLFQKILVPIQQVLKEGHLEKAEIDEVVLVGGSTRIPRIRQVIQEFFGKDPNTSVDPDLAVVTGVAIQAGIDGGSWPLQVSALEIPNKHLQKTNFN
- the HSPA13 gene encoding heat shock 70 kDa protein 13 isoform X2, whose amino-acid sequence is MVSFTDNDVYVGYESLELADSNPQNTIYDAKRFIGKIFTPEELEAEVGRYPFKVLNKNGMVEFSVTSNETITVSPEYVGSRLLLKLKEMAEEYLGMPVANAVISVPAEFDLKQRNSTIEAANLAGLKILRVINEPTAAAMAYGLHKADVFHVLVIDLGGGTLDVSLLNKQGGMFLTRAMSGNNKLGGQDFNQRLLQYLYKQIYQTYGFLPSRKEEIHRLRQAVEMVKLNLTLHQSAQLSVLLTVEEQDKKEPQSSDTDLRKDRFSSADGHHVNSVFGAGLPEKKSGESQVLFETEISRKLFDTLNEDLFQKILVPIQQVLKEGHLEKAEIDEVVLVGGSTRIPRIRQVIQEFFGKDPNTSVDPDLAVVTGVAIQAGIDGGSWPLQVSALEIPNKHLQKTNFN